The Shewanella algae DNA segment ACCCGATAAAAGGTTTCACCCTTCTTGATTAACCCCAGCTCATTGCGGGCACGCTCTTCCAGGGCTTCGGTACCGCTGCGCAGATCGCGGATCTCCTCTTTCAATACCTGGTTACGCTCTTCGAGCCTGGCATTGCTGTCATTTTGAGCCGCTATCTGCTGCTCAAGATGGAAGTACTCCGGCAGACTGTTTTCTCCCAGCCAAAGACGATATTGCAGTAGCCCCAGCAACAAGGCGATGACAAAAAGCAGTCGTTTCATGGTGATAAATTCAGCTCATGCCCTAAAAAATACGATTAGTGTTGATAGTACAACAAAAAAGGCCACC contains these protein-coding regions:
- the ftsB gene encoding cell division protein FtsB, which codes for MKRLLFVIALLLGLLQYRLWLGENSLPEYFHLEQQIAAQNDSNARLEERNQVLKEEIRDLRSGTEALEERARNELGLIKKGETFYRVVGGEQRSMSLASQ